A portion of the Candidatus Ruthia endofausta genome contains these proteins:
- the tuf gene encoding elongation factor Tu, producing MSKEKFKRTKPHVNVGTIGHVDHGKTTLTAAITKVMAEARGGEFKDYADIDNAPEERERGITISTAHVEYESEVRHYAHVDCPGHADYVKNMITGAAQMDGAIIVIAATDGPMAQTREHILLSKQVGVPYIVVYMNKADMVDDDELVELVEMEIRELLDEYDFSGDDTPVIFGSALKALEGDTSDIGVPSIIKLVEALDTYIPTPKRDTDKSFIMPIEDVFSISGRGTVVTGRIEAGIVNVGDELEIVGIKDTQTTTCTGVEIFRKLLDSGEAGDNVGVLLRGTKREEVERGQVLAKPGSIKPHSKFEAEVYILTKDEGGRHTPFFNNYRPQFYFRTTDVTGACQLPDGVEMVMPGDNVKMQVELLSPVAMEDGLRFAIREGGRTVGAGVVSKVTD from the coding sequence ATGTCAAAAGAAAAATTCAAAAGAACCAAACCACACGTCAACGTCGGCACAATCGGTCACGTTGACCACGGCAAAACCACACTCACAGCCGCCATCACTAAAGTCATGGCGGAAGCGCGCGGCGGTGAATTCAAAGATTATGCAGATATTGATAATGCCCCTGAAGAAAGAGAACGCGGTATTACTATCTCAACAGCCCATGTAGAGTATGAGTCTGAAGTTCGTCACTACGCACACGTTGACTGTCCAGGACACGCCGACTACGTTAAGAACATGATCACAGGTGCTGCTCAAATGGACGGTGCTATTATTGTCATTGCTGCCACAGACGGTCCAATGGCTCAAACCCGTGAACACATTCTATTATCTAAGCAAGTAGGCGTACCTTACATCGTTGTTTACATGAACAAAGCCGATATGGTTGATGATGATGAATTGGTTGAATTGGTTGAAATGGAAATCCGTGAGCTATTAGACGAATACGATTTCTCAGGTGATGACACCCCGGTTATCTTCGGTTCAGCACTGAAAGCTTTAGAAGGCGACACCTCAGATATTGGCGTGCCTTCCATTATTAAATTAGTAGAAGCACTAGACACCTACATTCCAACCCCTAAGCGTGACACAGATAAATCCTTCATCATGCCAATTGAGGACGTATTCTCAATTTCAGGTCGTGGTACTGTGGTAACAGGTCGTATTGAAGCAGGCATTGTTAATGTCGGTGACGAGTTAGAAATCGTTGGCATTAAAGATACTCAAACCACCACTTGTACAGGTGTTGAAATATTTAGAAAGTTACTTGATTCAGGCGAGGCAGGTGACAATGTCGGTGTGTTACTTCGTGGTACCAAGCGTGAAGAAGTTGAGCGCGGTCAAGTATTGGCTAAGCCAGGTTCAATCAAGCCACATTCAAAGTTTGAAGCCGAAGTTTATATTTTAACCAAAGATGAAGGTGGTCGTCATACCCCATTCTTTAACAACTACCGTCCACAGTTCTATTTTAGAACAACAGATGTGACAGGTGCTTGTCAGCTTCCTGATGGTGTAGAGATGGTGATGCCAGGTGACAACGTGAAAATGCAAGTAGAATTATTGTCACCAGTCGCTATGGAAGATGGTTTAAGATTTGCTATTAGAGAGGGTGGTCGTACGGTGGGTGCGGGTGTGGTTTCTAAGGTGACGGATTAG
- the rpsJ gene encoding 30S ribosomal protein S10, whose protein sequence is MSNQNIRIKLKAFDHRLIDKSALEIVETAKRTGASVRGPIPLPTKKERFTVLTSPHVNKKARDQYELRTYVRLMDIISPTDKTVDALMKLDLAAGVDVAIKLN, encoded by the coding sequence ATGAGCAATCAAAATATTAGAATTAAATTAAAAGCATTTGATCATCGTTTAATCGATAAATCAGCGCTTGAAATTGTAGAAACAGCTAAGCGCACAGGTGCCAGTGTTAGAGGTCCAATTCCTCTACCTACCAAGAAAGAGCGTTTCACTGTATTGACTTCTCCTCATGTTAACAAGAAAGCAAGAGATCAATACGAATTAAGAACTTACGTCAGATTAATGGATATTATTAGCCCAACAGACAAAACAGTAGATGCGCTGATGAAGTTAGATTTAGCAGCAGGCGTTGATGTTGCAATTAAGCTTAATTAA
- the rplB gene encoding 50S ribosomal protein L2: protein MAQVIKRKPTSPGRRFVVSIVDEELHKGAPYAPLTQSKNRISGRNNAGRITIRHKGGGHKRRYRIIDFKRNKDDITARVERLEYDPNRSPNIALVLYADGERRYIIAPRGLSVGDTIVSGNSVAIQAGNVMPLSNIPLGSVVHCIELKPMKGAEIARSAGTSAQLIAKEGNYVTLRLRSGEVRKVLADCRATIGEVSRSEHNLRKLGKAGATRWRGVRPTVRGVVMNPVDHPHGGGEGKTSGGRHPVSPWGTPTKGYKTRSNKRTDKLIVRHRK from the coding sequence ATGGCACAAGTAATTAAAAGAAAACCAACCTCACCAGGTAGAAGATTTGTTGTTAGTATTGTAGATGAAGAGCTACATAAGGGTGCACCTTATGCGCCATTAACACAGAGCAAAAATAGAATTAGTGGTCGTAATAACGCAGGACGTATTACCATACGTCATAAGGGTGGCGGGCATAAGCGTCGTTATCGTATTATTGATTTTAAACGTAACAAAGATGATATTACTGCACGTGTTGAGCGTTTAGAGTATGATCCAAATCGTAGTCCTAACATTGCCTTGGTTTTATATGCTGATGGTGAGCGTCGTTATATTATTGCACCTCGTGGTTTGAGCGTTGGCGATACGATTGTGTCAGGTAATTCCGTTGCCATTCAAGCGGGTAATGTAATGCCATTAAGCAACATCCCATTAGGTAGTGTGGTTCATTGTATTGAATTAAAACCCATGAAGGGGGCAGAAATTGCCCGTAGTGCTGGTACTTCTGCTCAGTTGATTGCTAAAGAAGGTAACTATGTTACTTTGAGACTTCGCTCTGGTGAGGTGCGCAAGGTTTTAGCAGATTGTCGCGCAACGATTGGAGAAGTTTCTAGGTCTGAACACAATCTAAGAAAATTAGGTAAAGCGGGTGCTACTCGTTGGCGAGGTGTTCGTCCAACTGTTCGTGGTGTTGTTATGAATCCAGTTGATCACCCGCATGGGGGCGGTGAAGGTAAAACTAGTGGTGGTAGACACCCAGTTTCTCCTTGGGGCACACCAACCAAGGGTTATAAAACACGTAGTAATAAACGCACAGATAAGCTTATCGTGCGTCATAGGAAATAA
- the rpsC gene encoding 30S ribosomal protein S3 has product MGQKVNPKGIRLGIVKDWDSKWYANSQDYSKYLLSDIGVRDYLFDKLTNASVSRIQIERLVNNAKVTIHTARPGIVIGKKGADIEQLKSIVSEMMGIPVHINIEEIKKPELDARLVAENIAQQLEKRVMYRRAVKRVLGNATRLGAQGIKVMVSGRLNGAEIARSEWYREGRVPLHTFRADVDYSSYGANTQYGVIGIKVWIFKGEILDHKKGTLDEVARRGATNQIAKK; this is encoded by the coding sequence ATGGGTCAAAAAGTAAATCCAAAAGGTATTAGATTAGGTATTGTCAAAGATTGGGATTCTAAATGGTATGCCAATAGTCAAGATTATTCTAAGTATTTATTATCTGATATTGGAGTTAGAGATTATCTGTTCGATAAATTAACGAATGCTTCTGTTAGTCGTATTCAGATTGAGCGTTTGGTAAATAATGCCAAAGTTACTATTCATACGGCACGTCCAGGCATTGTTATTGGCAAGAAAGGTGCTGATATTGAGCAGTTAAAGTCAATTGTTTCAGAAATGATGGGTATTCCTGTTCATATTAACATTGAAGAAATTAAAAAACCTGAGCTTGATGCGCGTTTGGTGGCTGAAAATATTGCCCAACAATTAGAAAAACGTGTGATGTATCGTCGTGCTGTTAAGCGTGTACTAGGCAATGCAACTCGTTTGGGTGCCCAAGGTATTAAAGTGATGGTCAGTGGCCGTTTAAATGGTGCAGAAATTGCGCGTTCTGAGTGGTATCGTGAAGGTCGAGTGCCCCTGCATACTTTTAGAGCTGATGTTGATTACTCTTCTTATGGTGCAAATACACAATACGGTGTTATTGGTATTAAGGTTTGGATTTTCAAGGGTGAGATTTTAGATCACAAAAAAGGCACACTAGATGAGGTTGCTCGTCGTGGTGCAACGAATCAAATTGCCAAAAAATAA
- a CDS encoding malic enzyme-like NAD(P)-binding protein, which produces MSSKFHQSALEYHQGERPGKIIVSSHKPLATCEDLSLAYTPGVAAPVREIAQDANKVYDFTIKRNLVAVISDGSAVLGLGNVGPLASKPVMEGKAVLFKYFADIDVFDIEIDTQDIDEFVQTVKNIAPTFGGINLEDISAPRCFEIEKRLIEMLDIPVFHDDQHGTAIIIAAGLLNSLEIQGKYIETAKLVCLGAGSAGVATLNLLCELGLSKDNILLVDREGVISQDMENVSQIKAQYSAKTDKKTLVDAMQGADVFIGVAAANLVSKQMIQSMADKPIVFALSNPDPEISPKDVNSVRDDLIMATGRSDYPNQVNNVLGFPFIFRGALDAKASEINSKMKIAAVHALKDLAKLEVPDSVLKAYAAKSMVFGKDYIIPKPFDPRLIGIVPKAVFDAAVSSGVSRL; this is translated from the coding sequence ATGAGCTCAAAATTTCATCAATCAGCACTAGAATATCACCAAGGCGAGCGCCCAGGAAAAATCATTGTTTCATCACACAAGCCACTAGCAACGTGTGAAGACCTTAGTTTGGCATATACACCTGGGGTTGCCGCACCTGTTCGTGAGATTGCGCAAGATGCAAACAAAGTTTATGACTTTACCATTAAACGTAATTTGGTTGCTGTTATTTCTGATGGTTCGGCAGTCTTAGGGCTTGGCAATGTGGGGCCGCTAGCATCTAAACCTGTGATGGAAGGCAAGGCAGTATTGTTTAAATATTTTGCAGATATTGATGTCTTTGACATTGAGATTGATACTCAAGATATTGATGAATTTGTACAAACGGTTAAAAATATTGCGCCAACGTTTGGTGGCATTAATCTTGAGGACATTTCAGCGCCTCGTTGTTTTGAAATTGAAAAACGTTTAATTGAGATGCTTGATATTCCTGTTTTTCACGATGACCAGCACGGAACAGCCATTATTATCGCAGCAGGGTTGTTAAATTCGCTTGAAATCCAAGGCAAATATATTGAAACTGCCAAGTTGGTTTGTTTGGGTGCTGGCTCGGCAGGTGTTGCTACTTTAAACTTATTGTGTGAATTAGGTTTGTCAAAGGACAATATTCTATTGGTTGATAGAGAAGGTGTTATTTCTCAAGACATGGAAAATGTTAGTCAAATTAAAGCACAATATAGCGCAAAAACGGATAAAAAAACCTTGGTAGATGCCATGCAAGGCGCAGATGTGTTTATTGGTGTTGCTGCTGCTAACTTGGTATCAAAACAGATGATTCAATCCATGGCAGATAAGCCTATTGTGTTCGCTTTGTCAAATCCAGACCCTGAAATTTCACCCAAAGATGTCAATTCAGTACGTGATGATTTAATCATGGCAACAGGTCGAAGTGATTATCCAAATCAAGTTAACAATGTATTAGGTTTTCCTTTTATTTTCAGAGGTGCGCTAGATGCAAAAGCCAGTGAAATCAATTCAAAAATGAAAATAGCAGCGGTTCATGCGCTTAAGGACTTGGCAAAACTTGAAGTACCAGACAGTGTTTTAAAAGCTTATGCTGCAAAGTCCATGGTGTTTGGTAAGGATTATATCATCCCCAAACCTTTTGATCCAAGGTTGATAGGTATAGTGCCAAAAGCGGTATTTGATGCCGCTGTTTCAAGTGGCGTTTCACGTTTGTAA
- a CDS encoding histidine triad nucleotide-binding protein, whose protein sequence is MTDCLFCKMVNGDTPVNKIYEDEDVLAFHDINPQAPHHFLVIPKAHIKTLNDIDDAKLLGKLTLTVSNIAQDLGFADEGYRVVMNCNEQGGQTVYHIHLHCLGGRALTWPPG, encoded by the coding sequence ATGACTGATTGTTTATTTTGTAAAATGGTTAATGGTGACACTCCAGTCAATAAAATCTATGAAGATGAAGATGTTCTTGCTTTTCATGATATTAATCCACAAGCACCCCATCATTTTTTAGTCATTCCAAAAGCACACATTAAAACTTTAAATGATATTGATGATGCGAAGTTATTAGGCAAACTAACACTAACAGTAAGCAATATTGCTCAAGATTTGGGCTTTGCTGATGAGGGTTATCGCGTGGTAATGAATTGTAATGAACAAGGTGGGCAAACGGTTTACCATATTCATCTTCATTGCCTAGGTGGGCGAGCATTGACTTGGCCACCAGGCTAA
- a CDS encoding malonic semialdehyde reductase, whose product MLDKDTLDTLFCHARSHNGWLKQDVSETQIHQIYELMKFAPTAANNCPARITFIKSDDAKQRLKPHLDEGNIDKSMNAPAVAIISYDTEFYEKLPFLFTHTDAKSWYQGKPEKIKSAGEMNATLQGAYFIMATRAVGLDCGPMSGFNNETLDNGFFPNGKTKSIFLCGIGYGDHSKIFPRLPRLSFDKACKII is encoded by the coding sequence ATGCTTGATAAGGACACACTAGATACTTTATTTTGTCATGCAAGAAGTCACAATGGCTGGTTGAAGCAAGATGTATCTGAGACGCAAATCCATCAAATTTATGAGCTGATGAAATTTGCCCCCACTGCAGCTAACAATTGCCCTGCACGCATTACTTTTATTAAATCAGATGATGCTAAACAACGTTTAAAACCACATCTTGATGAAGGTAATATTGACAAAAGTATGAACGCACCAGCTGTTGCTATTATTAGCTATGACACGGAATTTTACGAAAAATTGCCGTTTTTATTTACTCATACTGATGCCAAAAGTTGGTACCAAGGTAAACCTGAAAAAATAAAATCAGCAGGAGAAATGAACGCCACTTTACAAGGTGCTTATTTCATCATGGCAACCCGTGCTGTCGGGCTAGATTGTGGACCAATGAGTGGATTTAACAACGAAACTCTAGATAATGGGTTTTTCCCAAATGGTAAAACCAAATCTATTTTCTTATGTGGCATTGGCTATGGCGATCATAGTAAAATTTTTCCAAGATTGCCGCGTTTAAGTTTTGATAAGGCTTGCAAAATTATTTAG
- the rplW gene encoding 50S ribosomal protein L23 — MNQEKVLKTLLAPIVSEKTIMLSAHNQYVFKIRVDSTKREIKAAVEMLFGVNVENVTTSIVKGKKKMFKGRVGSRPNWKKAMVKVSEGQMIDVSST, encoded by the coding sequence ATGAATCAAGAGAAAGTATTAAAAACCTTATTAGCACCAATCGTTTCTGAGAAAACGATCATGTTATCAGCACATAATCAATATGTATTTAAGATTCGTGTTGACAGTACTAAAAGAGAGATTAAAGCGGCAGTTGAAATGTTATTCGGCGTTAATGTTGAAAATGTAACAACCTCAATTGTCAAAGGTAAGAAAAAAATGTTTAAAGGCAGGGTTGGATCGCGTCCAAATTGGAAAAAGGCAATGGTAAAAGTGTCTGAAGGCCAAATGATTGATGTGAGCAGCACTTAA
- the rplP gene encoding 50S ribosomal protein L16: MLQPKRTKFRKMMKGHNRGLATSHKVSFGEIGLQATGRCRMTARQIESARRAMTRHVKRQGKIWIRVFPDKPITKKPLEVRMGKGKGSVEYWVAQIKPGQMLFEMQGVEETIAREAFALAAAKLPVKTTVIKRTVM, encoded by the coding sequence ATGTTACAACCTAAGAGAACAAAATTTAGAAAAATGATGAAAGGCCATAATCGTGGCCTTGCAACGAGTCATAAGGTTAGTTTTGGTGAAATCGGACTTCAGGCAACAGGCAGATGTCGTATGACTGCTAGACAAATTGAATCTGCACGTCGTGCAATGACACGCCATGTTAAGCGTCAAGGAAAAATTTGGATTCGTGTATTTCCAGACAAGCCTATTACTAAAAAACCACTAGAAGTTAGAATGGGCAAAGGTAAAGGTAGTGTTGAGTATTGGGTTGCACAAATTAAACCTGGTCAAATGTTATTTGAAATGCAAGGCGTTGAAGAGACAATTGCTAGAGAGGCGTTTGCGTTAGCGGCAGCAAAGCTGCCAGTTAAAACGACAGTAATTAAACGAACGGTAATGTAA
- a CDS encoding DNA cytosine methyltransferase, whose product MDYIELFAGCGGLSLGLESAEFKLLFVNELSSIASKTYVYMYIIFLMKILTSFLF is encoded by the coding sequence ATGGATTATATTGAGTTATTCGCAGGTTGTGGTGGACTTTCTTTGGGTCTAGAATCTGCAGAATTTAAGCTGCTGTTCGTAAATGAATTGTCGTCAATAGCTAGTAAGACCTATGTATATATGTATATAATTTTTTTAATGAAAATCTTGACGAGCTTCCTTTTTTAG
- the rpsQ gene encoding 30S ribosomal protein S17, with protein sequence MSDKKVERVLTGTVVSSNRDKTIAVLIERKVRHPIYKKYIKRSTKVHAHDEKNECTRGDLVRVVEAKPFSKTKHWALLEVVEKSISVD encoded by the coding sequence ATGAGTGATAAAAAAGTAGAACGCGTATTAACAGGCACGGTTGTGAGTAGCAATCGTGACAAGACAATTGCTGTTTTAATTGAACGCAAAGTGAGACATCCTATTTATAAAAAATACATCAAACGCAGTACCAAGGTGCATGCACATGATGAAAAGAATGAATGCACACGTGGTGATTTAGTTCGAGTGGTTGAAGCAAAACCATTTTCAAAAACTAAGCATTGGGCATTATTGGAAGTGGTTGAAAAATCAATTTCTGTTGATTAA
- the rplC gene encoding 50S ribosomal protein L3: MAMGLVGQKIGMTRLISDDGSITPVSVIKIEPNRIVQTRTIDTDGYSAIQVTTGAKINKKGEAKVRRVSAAIKGHYAKASQGIGLGLWEFRLEADEITDATSVDISLFGAGHYVDVIGRSKGKGFQGGVKRHNFQMQDATHGNSISHRAIGSTGQCQEPGRVFKGKKMAGHMGDEQVTQECLKVIKVDSERSIILVKGSIPGATKGFVKVSLSPKKDKINQEVSKNIQNQVTDEVAQTEEALRV; this comes from the coding sequence ATGGCAATGGGTTTAGTAGGACAAAAAATAGGAATGACACGCTTGATAAGCGATGACGGCTCTATCACACCAGTGAGTGTAATTAAAATTGAGCCCAATCGTATTGTTCAAACAAGAACGATTGATACAGATGGCTATAGTGCTATTCAAGTAACGACAGGGGCGAAAATAAATAAAAAAGGCGAAGCCAAAGTGCGTCGCGTATCCGCTGCGATTAAAGGTCATTATGCTAAAGCCTCTCAAGGAATTGGCTTGGGACTTTGGGAATTTAGACTAGAGGCTGATGAAATAACCGATGCAACAAGTGTTGATATTTCATTATTTGGTGCTGGTCATTATGTTGATGTTATTGGCAGATCTAAAGGTAAAGGGTTTCAAGGTGGTGTAAAGCGCCATAATTTCCAAATGCAAGACGCCACTCATGGTAACTCAATTTCTCATCGTGCTATTGGTTCTACAGGACAATGTCAAGAGCCAGGTCGTGTATTTAAAGGCAAGAAAATGGCTGGACATATGGGTGATGAACAAGTAACTCAAGAATGTCTCAAGGTTATTAAAGTGGACAGTGAAAGAAGCATCATTCTTGTTAAAGGCTCAATTCCTGGTGCAACCAAGGGCTTTGTTAAAGTTTCTTTATCACCTAAGAAAGATAAGATTAATCAAGAAGTTAGCAAAAATATTCAAAATCAAGTAACTGATGAAGTTGCCCAAACTGAAGAAGCGTTAAGGGTTTAA
- a CDS encoding NAD(P)/FAD-dependent oxidoreductase, whose translation MKKITIIGSGFAGLTAVRTLRKSDRHAQITLISPRAELVYMPSLIWVPSGIVSKKDIVVPLDRFFKRMNIRYIASEVTGLANHARTVFTLTGEYENDALIIASGGQFLKKLSGIEHAIMPYEGLSAVEQIRDRIQAMNSGNIAIGFTSNPKEPSAMRGGPMFEFLFGLDTQLRQEGRRDKFNLTFFTPAKKPGARLGEKAVKGLLSEMKKRNIKTHLGYKMKAFEADKVITEGGEFAADLILFMPGMTGNQWFDNTDLERSEGGLLKADKFCQVQGAERVFVAGDSGSFPGPEWIPKQAHMADLQAVAAAKNVLDVLDDKPASHTFKIELMCIVDSNNKGMYISRTLKGGLMLPNCRLMHYAKQVFAWWYLRQYRN comes from the coding sequence ATGAAAAAAATTACCATTATTGGATCAGGCTTTGCAGGATTAACGGCTGTTAGAACCCTTAGAAAAAGTGATAGACACGCACAAATTACCTTAATATCGCCCAGGGCAGAGCTGGTTTATATGCCAAGTTTGATTTGGGTACCATCAGGCATAGTTAGTAAAAAAGACATTGTTGTGCCACTTGATCGTTTTTTTAAGCGTATGAATATTCGCTATATTGCTAGTGAAGTCACAGGTTTAGCGAACCATGCTAGAACCGTATTTACCCTAACAGGTGAGTATGAAAATGATGCCCTTATTATCGCCTCAGGTGGACAGTTTCTTAAGAAGTTGTCTGGCATTGAGCACGCCATTATGCCGTATGAGGGGCTGAGTGCTGTTGAACAGATACGTGATAGAATTCAGGCTATGAATAGCGGTAATATTGCCATTGGTTTTACGAGCAACCCTAAGGAACCAAGTGCTATGCGTGGCGGTCCGATGTTTGAATTTTTATTTGGTTTGGATACGCAATTACGACAAGAAGGGCGGCGTGATAAGTTTAATCTAACCTTTTTTACTCCTGCAAAAAAGCCAGGTGCTCGCTTAGGTGAAAAGGCAGTTAAGGGTTTATTAAGTGAGATGAAAAAGCGCAACATCAAGACGCATCTTGGATATAAGATGAAGGCTTTTGAGGCTGACAAGGTCATTACTGAAGGCGGTGAGTTTGCCGCAGATTTGATTTTGTTTATGCCAGGAATGACAGGCAATCAGTGGTTTGACAACACCGATCTTGAGCGTAGTGAAGGTGGCTTACTTAAAGCAGATAAGTTTTGCCAAGTTCAAGGTGCTGAAAGGGTGTTTGTGGCAGGTGATTCAGGTTCTTTTCCAGGACCAGAGTGGATACCAAAGCAAGCACATATGGCAGATTTACAAGCTGTCGCTGCTGCAAAAAATGTATTGGACGTGTTGGATGACAAGCCTGCTAGTCATACCTTTAAGATTGAATTGATGTGTATTGTTGATTCAAATAATAAAGGTATGTATATATCACGCACACTCAAAGGTGGATTAATGCTACCAAATTGTCGTTTGATGCATTATGCCAAGCAGGTTTTTGCTTGGTGGTATTTGCGTCAATATAGAAATTAA
- the rpsS gene encoding 30S ribosomal protein S19 translates to MARSLRKGPFVDEHLIRKVLVAQEKNDRKPIRTWSRRSVVVPEMIGLTIAVHNGRAHVPVSINENMIGHKLGEFAITRTFKGHSGDRKA, encoded by the coding sequence ATGGCTAGATCATTAAGAAAAGGACCATTTGTAGACGAGCACTTAATTAGAAAAGTATTAGTGGCTCAAGAAAAAAATGACAGAAAACCGATTAGAACATGGTCGCGTCGTAGTGTTGTCGTACCTGAAATGATCGGTCTTACGATTGCAGTTCATAACGGCAGAGCGCATGTTCCTGTATCTATCAATGAAAATATGATTGGTCATAAATTGGGCGAGTTTGCTATTACTAGAACTTTCAAGGGCCACTCTGGTGATCGCAAAGCTTAA
- the rplV gene encoding 50S ribosomal protein L22, translating to MKEVKAIHKYAKTSAFKARLVVDQIRLKSVEEALNILSFSNKKAAILVKKVLNSAISNAEHNDGLDIDELFVTSIYIDEGSTMKRIRPRAKGKANRILKRTSHITVGVSK from the coding sequence ATGAAAGAAGTTAAAGCAATACATAAATATGCAAAAACATCCGCTTTTAAGGCAAGATTGGTGGTGGATCAGATTCGTCTTAAATCAGTAGAAGAAGCCTTAAATATTTTATCATTCAGTAATAAAAAGGCAGCGATTTTAGTCAAAAAAGTGTTGAACTCGGCCATTTCCAATGCTGAGCACAATGATGGACTAGATATTGATGAATTATTCGTTACCAGTATTTATATTGACGAAGGTTCAACCATGAAAAGAATTCGCCCAAGAGCAAAAGGTAAGGCGAATAGAATTTTAAAAAGAACAAGCCACATTACAGTTGGCGTAAGCAAGTAG
- the rplD gene encoding 50S ribosomal protein L4 yields the protein MKLKVLNISTNKSSTIEVADTVFARDFNQSLVHQVTTAYMSGGRQGSKAQKNRSAVSGGGKRPWAQKGTGRARAGTTRGPIWRSGGVTFAAAPRSYAQKVNKKMYKGAISVIFSELAQSERLKVVSEFYIKEIKTKNVTALLKALNVKDALLMTDELDKNLYLSSRNLYHVGVCDTQSIDPVSLISYDNVVVTEAALKKIEAML from the coding sequence ATGAAATTAAAAGTATTAAATATAAGTACAAACAAGTCAAGCACGATTGAGGTGGCTGATACTGTTTTTGCAAGAGATTTTAACCAATCATTGGTTCACCAAGTGACTACAGCCTATATGTCTGGTGGTCGTCAAGGCTCCAAAGCACAAAAAAATCGTTCCGCTGTTAGTGGTGGTGGCAAGCGGCCTTGGGCACAAAAAGGTACAGGTCGTGCCCGTGCTGGTACTACTCGTGGTCCTATTTGGCGTTCAGGTGGTGTGACATTTGCAGCTGCGCCAAGAAGTTATGCGCAAAAGGTTAATAAGAAAATGTACAAGGGTGCAATCAGTGTTATTTTTTCTGAACTTGCTCAATCTGAGCGTTTAAAGGTGGTGTCAGAGTTTTACATTAAAGAGATTAAAACTAAAAATGTCACTGCATTGCTCAAAGCGCTTAATGTTAAAGATGCTTTATTAATGACTGATGAATTAGATAAAAATTTATATTTATCTTCTCGTAATTTATATCATGTTGGTGTTTGCGATACACAAAGTATTGACCCAGTTAGTTTGATTAGCTATGACAATGTTGTGGTAACTGAGGCGGCACTCAAAAAAATTGAGGCAATGTTATGA
- a CDS encoding MvaI/BcnI family restriction endonuclease: protein MSETAEELLNKLILVSSKGFIPTVIVGDTDVRMTLETGLGIKANSNKEPNYKGIESKSSRVSENKKKRE from the coding sequence TTGAGTGAAACAGCAGAAGAATTACTTAACAAACTTATTTTAGTTTCAAGTAAAGGATTTATTCCTACTGTAATTGTGGGTGATACAGATGTGAGGATGACACTAGAAACAGGATTGGGAATCAAGGCCAATTCTAATAAAGAACCAAATTATAAAGGGATTGAATCAAAAAGCTCCCGAGTTTCTGAGAATAAAAAGAAGCGTGAGTAA
- the rpmC gene encoding 50S ribosomal protein L29: protein MNVKELRDQDVSTLNETLIKLLKEHFELRMQHKSAQLDDASKLGKTKRFIAQVKTIIRQKQA from the coding sequence ATGAATGTTAAAGAATTAAGAGATCAAGACGTTTCAACACTTAATGAAACGCTAATTAAACTTCTAAAGGAACATTTTGAGTTGCGTATGCAACATAAAAGCGCACAATTGGATGATGCTTCAAAGTTAGGCAAAACTAAAAGATTCATTGCACAAGTTAAAACTATTATTAGGCAGAAACAAGCATGA